Proteins encoded in a region of the Anopheles ziemanni chromosome 2, idAnoZiCoDA_A2_x.2, whole genome shotgun sequence genome:
- the LOC131294920 gene encoding protein ST7 homolog produces MWDSSVFLSTLTPKFYVALTGTSSLISGLILIFEWWYFRKYGTSFIEQVSINHISPWISGNDNGTESLAPSNSSSSSSGSSNNTTTATTQNMPECKVWRNPLNLFRGAEYQRFYWATQKEPLTFYDMNLSAQDHQTFFTCEGDAGKAEYEIMQTAWRERNPVVRIKAAKNALEINPDCAPAYILLAEEEATTIVEAEKILRTALKVAESNYKKSQTFQHQGAIAEGIHRRDTNVLIYIKRRLAMCARKLGKLKEAVKMFRDLTKEIPPIMNVLNIHENLLEALLEMQAYADCQAVLAKYDDISLPKSATICYTAALLKARVVAEKFSPDIASKRGLSPAEMSAVEAIHRAVEFNPHVPKYLLEMKQLILPPEHILKRGDSEALAYAFFHLNHWKNVEGALNLLHCTWEGTFRMLPYPLERGHLFYPYPTCTECADRELLPSFHEVSVYPKKELPFFILFTAGLCSITALLALLTHQYPESMGIFASTTLNWFSLPFHFVKERIESVWPCNLLQQLSRI; encoded by the exons ATGTGGGATTCATCGGTGTTTTTAAGCACTC TGACTCCCAAATTTTACGTCGCTCTCACTGGCACATCTAGTCTTATATCCGGATTGATTCTCATATTCGAATGGTGGTACTTCCGGAAGTATGGCACGTCATTCATTG AGCAAGTTTCCATCAACCACATCAGTCCGTGGATTAGTGGCAATGATAATGGAACCGAATCGCTGGCACCAAGCAAtagcagcagtagtagtagcgGAAGTAGCAACAACactaccaccgccaccacacAAAACATGCCGGAATGCAAGGTTTGGCGCAATCCGTTGAATCTTTTCCGTGGCGCCGAGTATCAACGGTTCTACTGGGCGACGCAGAAGGAACCGCTCACCTTCTACGATATGAACCTGTCGGCCCAGGATCACCAGACATTCTTCACCTGCGAGGGGGATGCTGGAAAGGCCGAATACGAGATTATGCAGACGGCGTGGCGTGAGCGCAACCCGGTTGTGCGGATAAAGGCCGCCAAGAATGCGCTCGAAATCAATCCGGACTGTGCACCCGCCTACATACTGCTGGCCGAGGAGGAAGCGACCACCATCGTGGAAGCGGAGAAGATCCTTCGCACGGCGCTAAAGGTGGCCGAGAGTAACTACAAGAAGTCGCAAACTTTCCAGCACCAGGGCGCAATCGCGGAGGGCATCCATCGGCGTGACACGAACGTGCTGATCTACATCAAGCGACGGCTTGCCATGTGCGCCCGTAAGCTGGGCAAGTTGAAGGAGGCAGTCAAGATGTTTCGCGACCTGACCAAAGAGATACCGCCCATCATGAACGTACTTAATATCCACGAGAACCTGCTCGAGGCACTGCTGGAGATGCAAGCGTACGCCGACTGCCAAGCGGTGCTGGCGAAGTACGACGACATTTCGCTACCAAAATCGGCAACCATTTGCTATACTGCGGCCCTGCTGAAGGCTCGTGTGGtggcggaaaagttttcaccCGACATTGCCTCCAAGCGTGGGCTCAGCCCGGCGGAGATGAGTGCCGTCGAGGCGATCCACCGGGCGGTCGAGTTTAATCCACATGTCCCGAAGTACCTGCTCGAGATGAAGCAGCTGATCCTGCCACCGGAGCATATTCTCAAGCGCGGTGATTCCGAAGCGCTGGCATACGCCTTCTTTCACCTGAACCACTGGAAGAATGTCGAGGGTGCGCTTAACCTTCTCCACTGCACCTGGGAGGGCACATTCCGGATGCTTCCTTATCCGCTCGAGCGTGGCCACCTCTTTTATCCCTACCCAACGTGCACCGAGTGTGCCGATCGTGAGTTGCTGCCCTCCTTCCACGAggtgtccgtctatccgaaaAAGGAGCTTCCGTTCTTCATCCTCTTCACCGCGGGCCTTTGCTCGATCACAGCCCTGCTGGCCCTTCTCACCCATCAGTACCCGGAGTCGATGGGAATCTTTGCCAGCACGACGCTGAATTGGTTTTCGCTTCCGTTCCACTTCGTTAAGGAACGTATCGAATCGGTCTGGCCGTGCAATCTACTCCAGCAGCTTTCCCGCATTTAA